One Gloeobacter morelensis MG652769 DNA window includes the following coding sequences:
- a CDS encoding PepSY-associated TM helix domain-containing protein produces the protein MFTLHQFAGLFFGLILLVIGLTGSAIVFWQPLDRQLNPELYRPAQRVAASMDRVVDAARAHYPHSAPTGVFLREGNVHVVNFTTPGDKRLQVFVDPETYRVRGSRYWEESLVGVLYKLHYTLLAGEAGEWITGISAVMLLALGITGVVLWPGWKKWQAGTSLRWRSHSRIVAYDLHKLSGILTSVFLAILGLTGAYFMFYEPFRAAVYAVTFTPEPPKPISTPVTGRSPLGADAAIATARPLLAGAELYGVSLPTKPEGTVNVLGRFALEGPASRYIRVFLDQYSGQVRQVKDARKPNTPEFILNWMAPLHFGTYGGLFTQVMYLFVGLAPGGLFLTGFWLWLKKLRRSRVAAESEQKLPV, from the coding sequence ATGTTTACTCTGCACCAGTTCGCGGGTCTTTTCTTCGGCCTGATTTTGCTGGTGATTGGCCTGACTGGCAGCGCCATCGTCTTCTGGCAGCCGCTCGACCGCCAGCTCAATCCTGAGCTCTACAGACCGGCGCAGCGGGTGGCCGCTTCGATGGACCGGGTGGTAGATGCCGCCCGCGCGCATTACCCGCACAGTGCGCCCACCGGGGTCTTCCTGCGCGAGGGCAACGTCCATGTCGTCAATTTCACCACCCCCGGCGACAAGCGCCTGCAGGTGTTCGTCGATCCCGAGACTTACCGGGTGCGCGGCTCGCGCTACTGGGAGGAGAGCCTGGTGGGCGTGCTCTACAAACTGCACTACACGCTGTTGGCCGGTGAGGCGGGCGAATGGATCACAGGCATCAGCGCCGTGATGCTGCTGGCTTTGGGGATCACGGGCGTCGTGCTCTGGCCGGGTTGGAAAAAGTGGCAGGCGGGCACGAGCTTGCGGTGGCGCTCCCACTCCCGGATTGTTGCCTATGACCTGCACAAGCTCTCGGGCATCCTCACCTCGGTCTTCCTGGCCATCCTGGGTTTGACTGGAGCGTACTTCATGTTCTACGAGCCGTTTCGCGCGGCGGTCTACGCCGTGACTTTCACCCCTGAGCCGCCGAAACCCATCTCCACCCCCGTCACCGGTCGCTCACCGCTGGGTGCGGACGCAGCCATCGCCACGGCTCGTCCATTACTGGCCGGGGCGGAGCTGTACGGGGTGAGCCTGCCGACCAAGCCGGAGGGCACCGTCAATGTGCTCGGCCGGTTTGCGCTCGAAGGCCCGGCCAGCCGCTACATCCGGGTCTTTCTCGACCAGTACAGCGGCCAAGTACGCCAAGTCAAAGACGCCCGCAAACCCAACACGCCGGAATTCATTTTGAACTGGATGGCCCCCTTGCACTTCGGCACCTACGGGGGATTGTTCACCCAGGTGATGTACCTTTTCGTGGGCCTCGCCCCCGGCGGGTTGTTCCTGACCGGCTTCTGGCTGTGGCTGAAGAAACTGCGGCGGTCTCGGGTCGCCGCCGAGTCCGAGCAAAAGCTTCCTGTCTAA
- a CDS encoding class I SAM-dependent methyltransferase produces the protein MSLIKVQLGTVQETLLITLWARAEESRSPAPVLHDETSVRIRQSIDYDFGRLAQAQGTQVGVCVRGWLFDRWVERFMTEHPDGTVVEIGAGLNTRFERTDNGRVRWFDLDLPDAMALRRQFFEDTDRRRSIAASVLDTDWIAAVKAAGSGPTLFVAEGVLMYLEKAQVQRVFALLEEHFAGALFAFDSMSPFMLKNQKRHDAMKHYEARFRWAVANVYQLQAGPGGLRVLEVKTLGDGPSQYRRRVPLWQRLLFAVPPFKDMYRLSLVRLGAAEATP, from the coding sequence ATGTCGTTGATCAAAGTCCAACTCGGAACCGTCCAGGAAACTCTGCTCATCACCCTCTGGGCCAGGGCCGAGGAATCGCGCAGTCCCGCTCCGGTGCTTCACGACGAGACCTCCGTGCGCATCCGGCAAAGCATCGACTACGACTTCGGGCGACTCGCCCAGGCCCAGGGCACCCAGGTGGGCGTCTGTGTGCGCGGCTGGCTTTTCGATCGCTGGGTGGAGCGCTTTATGACGGAACACCCGGACGGCACGGTGGTCGAGATCGGTGCCGGGTTGAACACGCGCTTCGAGCGGACCGACAACGGCCGGGTGCGCTGGTTCGATCTGGATCTGCCCGACGCGATGGCCCTGCGGCGGCAGTTCTTCGAGGACACAGACCGCCGCCGCTCGATCGCCGCCTCAGTGCTCGATACCGACTGGATTGCCGCCGTCAAAGCCGCCGGGTCAGGACCGACGCTTTTCGTGGCCGAAGGGGTGCTGATGTATCTCGAAAAGGCCCAGGTCCAGCGGGTGTTTGCCTTGCTGGAGGAGCATTTTGCTGGAGCGCTGTTCGCCTTCGACTCGATGTCGCCCTTCATGCTCAAAAACCAGAAGCGCCACGACGCGATGAAGCACTACGAGGCCCGCTTTCGGTGGGCTGTGGCGAATGTCTATCAGCTTCAGGCAGGGCCGGGCGGCCTGCGGGTGCTGGAAGTCAAGACCCTGGGCGACGGGCCGTCCCAGTACCGCCGCCGGGTGCCGCTGTGGCAGCGGCTGCTGTTCGCGGTGCCACCTTTCAAGGATATGTACCGACTCAGTCTGGTGCGCCTGGGTGCCGCGGAGGCAACACCGTGA
- a CDS encoding PepSY-associated TM helix domain-containing protein: protein MRPCTRLCDPFLVAGQCGRTGQRSGEKHAALRFLDLDRPGAADCQRSASEHGACPGLSAGGRFPIQGDNTLTIYGKGSHPFMAEGFNSVALNAYDGRVLKVLQGQEADAGLQAYALLDPLHFGYWGGLPIKILYFLGGLTPAVLSISGFLIWLSRRRKRRNRDR, encoded by the coding sequence TTGAGACCATGCACAAGACTCTGCGATCCATTCCTGGTTGCTGGTCAATGTGGTCGAACAGGTCAAAGAAGCGGCGAAAAGCACGCCGCGCTCCGGTTCCTTGATCTCGATCGACCGGGCGCTGCAGATTGCCAAAGAAGTGCATCCGAGCATGGAGCCTGTCCAGGTCTTTCTGCCGGGGGACGGTTTCCTATCCAGGGCGACAATACCCTTACCATCTACGGCAAAGGCTCCCATCCGTTCATGGCGGAGGGCTTTAATTCCGTGGCTCTCAACGCTTACGACGGCCGGGTGCTCAAAGTGCTCCAAGGGCAGGAGGCCGACGCGGGTCTGCAGGCTTACGCCCTGTTGGACCCGCTCCACTTCGGCTACTGGGGAGGATTGCCCATCAAAATTCTGTATTTCCTGGGCGGCCTGACCCCGGCGGTTTTGAGTATTTCTGGGTTCCTCATCTGGCTTTCCAGGCGGCGCAAACGTCGAAATCGAGATCGCTAA
- a CDS encoding Rpn family recombination-promoting nuclease/putative transposase — MRTDHLFYKLFEAFPETLFVLAGTQPPAPGSYRFESIEVKETALRIDGVLVPEAAELPYYFAEVQFQKDQEIYWRLFSEILLSMRRSAQQRDWRAVLIFPNRTLDVQVPAALSTLATDPRLVRVYLDEIAVEEDSPLGLSLMRLMVEAERTLPERARRLLERTQQQLPSGEARRRVLELIETIIVYKLGYSREELEAMFGLEELKNTRYFREVAQQARESGWQEGRQEGRQEGLQQGREQGELAVVSRLLTRRFGLLEETLLQRLSQLSSAQLESLAEVLLDLADRSELEQWLQQQP, encoded by the coding sequence ATGCGCACCGACCACCTCTTCTACAAGCTCTTCGAGGCGTTTCCCGAGACGCTCTTTGTCCTGGCGGGTACTCAGCCCCCCGCACCGGGCAGCTACCGCTTCGAATCCATCGAAGTCAAAGAGACGGCTTTACGCATCGACGGCGTCCTGGTACCGGAGGCTGCCGAGCTGCCGTACTACTTCGCGGAGGTCCAGTTTCAAAAAGACCAAGAGATCTACTGGCGCTTGTTCAGCGAGATCCTCCTGTCGATGCGCCGCTCCGCACAACAGAGGGACTGGCGGGCGGTGCTCATTTTTCCCAATCGCACCCTGGATGTGCAGGTGCCCGCGGCCTTGAGCACTTTGGCGACAGATCCGCGCCTGGTGCGGGTGTACCTCGACGAAATCGCCGTTGAGGAGGATAGTCCGTTGGGTTTGTCGCTGATGCGACTGATGGTCGAGGCGGAGCGGACGTTACCCGAACGGGCACGGCGCTTGCTGGAGCGTACGCAGCAGCAATTGCCGTCAGGAGAAGCTAGAAGGCGGGTGCTGGAGTTGATTGAGACTATCATTGTGTACAAACTTGGGTACAGCCGCGAGGAGCTTGAAGCAATGTTTGGCTTGGAGGAGTTAAAAAACACGCGCTACTTCCGGGAAGTCGCCCAGCAAGCGCGCGAGTCGGGTTGGCAGGAAGGGCGCCAGGAAGGGCGCCAGGAAGGCCTGCAGCAAGGCCGCGAGCAAGGCGAGTTGGCTGTGGTCAGCCGACTGCTGACCCGCCGGTTCGGCCTTCTGGAGGAGACTTTATTGCAGCGCCTGTCGCAGCTGAGCAGTGCTCAGCTGGAAAGTCTGGCGGAGGTGCTGCTGGATCTGGCCGATCGCAGCGAATTGGAGCAGTGGTTGCAGCAACAGCCCTAG
- a CDS encoding Uma2 family endonuclease — translation MQPAAGERVRWTAADLELLPDNGNRYEIIDGELFVTRAPHWKHQEVSGRIFAELDGWSRRTGSGRAAVAPGVLFGEADNVIPDVVWASSERLDLLLDAAGHLSGAPELVVEVLSPGEQNERRDRQSKLKLYSARGVQEYWIVDWQLQQVAVYRREQAVLQLQTTLLGADILASPLLPGLTCPVGLLFA, via the coding sequence ATGCAACCTGCAGCGGGCGAACGGGTGCGTTGGACAGCGGCAGACCTGGAGTTGCTCCCCGACAATGGCAACCGCTACGAAATCATCGACGGAGAGCTGTTTGTGACCAGAGCACCGCACTGGAAACACCAGGAGGTGAGCGGTCGCATCTTTGCTGAACTCGATGGCTGGTCGCGTCGAACCGGGTCGGGCAGGGCGGCTGTCGCGCCTGGTGTGCTCTTTGGTGAGGCGGACAATGTCATCCCGGACGTTGTCTGGGCCAGCAGCGAGCGACTGGACCTGCTGCTGGATGCAGCGGGCCATCTGAGCGGAGCACCGGAACTGGTGGTGGAGGTACTCTCACCGGGAGAGCAAAACGAGCGGCGCGACCGCCAGTCCAAGCTCAAGCTCTACTCGGCGCGCGGGGTGCAGGAGTATTGGATTGTCGACTGGCAGTTACAGCAAGTCGCAGTGTACCGGCGGGAGCAGGCGGTGCTTCAACTGCAGACCACACTGCTTGGAGCGGACATCCTTGCCAGCCCTCTGCTTCCGGGGTTGACCTGCCCCGTGGGGTTACTGTTCGCCTAA
- a CDS encoding TonB-dependent receptor, producing the protein MSHYNYVGERQGDLLNSFTLPGYLRTDASVFYEPGGMRLALNVRNLFDASYYDSGFSTIRVYPAAPLTVQGTLGLQF; encoded by the coding sequence ATGAGCCATTACAACTACGTGGGCGAGCGGCAGGGAGACCTTCTTAACAGCTTCACGTTGCCGGGCTATCTACGTACGGACGCCTCGGTCTTCTACGAACCCGGCGGCATGCGGCTCGCCCTCAACGTCAGGAACCTGTTCGACGCCAGTTATTACGATTCCGGATTTTCGACGATCAGGGTGTATCCTGCGGCACCGTTGACGGTGCAGGGAACGCTCGGCCTTCAGTTTTAG
- a CDS encoding TonB-dependent siderophore receptor codes for MNRIRPCVLAGCLGALFAPTAFAEEQAARLRELEQPATWAAPLLVQVAPDPPPAAPSPAPDDGEELDEVTVFGSGGYLRKNATSGTKTDTPLLITPQSIQVIPRQVIDDQGAIRITEALRNVSGVSFGTGAGRTDTFVIRGFAANQFQNGFLDDFNASISFRESANIERIEVVKGPASVLFGRAEPSGIINLITKQPLNKPYAALDFTIGSYSFYRPTLDLSGPLTADGALAYRLNLAYEDAGSFREGLPTARRIFVAPVLRWRLGPDTTLTFEGEHLRDSPRPYDQGLVAVGDGVAAVPFTRYIGNPGSLDINQSRVYAILEHRFEPSLSMRTALRYTALRDQPTPYNPLTGAGQVLADNRTALIGQTSNDGRTFETYFMQNDLTWKFNTGSVGHTALFGLEFGRLGLRTLFDSSPGGTLDIFNPVYPVDNFGAPQRVSDSISRIGTFGVYLQDQIALFENVQLVLSGRYDTYSADDFNFLRQTQTATYAEAFSPRVGLLYQPASNVSLFANFSQSFTPVTGLSATGTPFLPQRGTGYEVGAKAELAGGRLFANLALYDIAKRNILTADPANPLFSIQVGEQQSQGIEFDIAGERLPGWNVIASYAYTDAHVSQDNVVAVGNLLPNAPLHSGSFWTTYRFRPESALSGLGFGLGVFAAGERTGDLQNSFTLPGYARTDAAVYYAQGNFRSALNFKNLFDVRYFPGADLRTRIAVGQPFTVQATIGWQF; via the coding sequence GTGAATAGAATTCGCCCCTGTGTGCTTGCCGGGTGTCTGGGGGCGCTGTTCGCCCCGACGGCTTTCGCCGAGGAGCAGGCCGCGCGGCTGCGGGAGTTGGAGCAGCCTGCCACCTGGGCCGCTCCTCTGCTGGTTCAGGTAGCGCCTGACCCGCCGCCGGCGGCTCCATCGCCGGCCCCGGACGACGGCGAGGAACTCGACGAGGTGACCGTCTTCGGCAGCGGCGGTTACCTGCGCAAGAACGCCACCTCCGGTACCAAGACCGACACGCCCTTGCTCATCACTCCCCAGTCGATCCAGGTCATCCCCCGCCAGGTGATCGACGACCAGGGGGCGATCCGGATCACCGAGGCCCTGCGCAACGTCAGTGGGGTGAGCTTTGGCACCGGAGCGGGCCGCACCGATACCTTCGTCATCCGCGGCTTTGCTGCCAACCAGTTCCAAAACGGCTTTTTGGACGACTTCAATGCTTCGATCTCCTTTCGCGAAAGCGCCAACATCGAGCGCATCGAGGTGGTCAAAGGGCCGGCCTCGGTCCTGTTTGGGCGGGCCGAACCTTCTGGGATCATCAATCTCATCACCAAACAACCGCTCAATAAGCCTTACGCCGCCCTCGATTTCACCATCGGCAGCTACAGTTTCTATCGTCCGACTCTGGATCTGTCGGGTCCGCTCACCGCGGACGGTGCCCTCGCCTATCGCCTCAACCTGGCCTACGAGGACGCGGGCAGTTTCCGCGAAGGGTTGCCGACGGCCAGAAGGATTTTTGTCGCACCGGTCTTGCGCTGGCGACTTGGCCCGGACACCACCCTCACCTTTGAGGGGGAGCACCTGCGCGACTCGCCCAGACCCTACGATCAGGGCCTTGTCGCGGTGGGCGACGGGGTGGCGGCGGTTCCATTCACGCGCTACATCGGTAACCCCGGCAGTCTGGATATCAACCAGTCCCGGGTCTACGCCATTTTAGAGCATCGCTTCGAGCCGTCGTTGTCGATGCGCACAGCCCTGCGCTACACCGCCCTCAGAGATCAACCTACCCCCTACAACCCGCTGACCGGTGCCGGTCAGGTGTTGGCCGACAACCGCACGGCGCTCATCGGCCAGACGAGCAACGACGGGCGAACCTTCGAGACGTACTTTATGCAAAACGACCTGACCTGGAAGTTCAACACCGGCAGTGTTGGCCATACGGCCTTGTTCGGCCTTGAGTTCGGCCGCCTGGGCCTCAGAACGCTTTTCGACTCCTCACCCGGCGGCACCCTCGATATATTCAATCCCGTCTATCCCGTCGACAACTTCGGCGCACCCCAGCGCGTCAGCGACTCCATCTCCCGGATCGGTACTTTTGGGGTCTACCTGCAAGATCAAATCGCCCTGTTCGAGAATGTGCAGTTGGTCCTGAGCGGCCGCTACGACACCTACTCCGCCGACGATTTCAATTTTCTGAGGCAAACCCAAACAGCCACCTACGCCGAGGCTTTTTCTCCGCGCGTCGGCCTGCTCTACCAACCGGCCTCGAACGTCTCGCTGTTTGCCAACTTCAGCCAGTCGTTCACACCGGTCACGGGTCTAAGTGCGACAGGAACGCCGTTTCTTCCTCAGCGCGGTACCGGCTACGAAGTGGGTGCCAAAGCCGAACTGGCCGGAGGGCGGCTGTTTGCCAATCTGGCGCTCTACGACATTGCCAAGCGCAATATCCTGACGGCGGACCCGGCCAACCCCTTGTTCTCGATCCAGGTGGGCGAGCAGCAAAGCCAGGGCATTGAGTTCGACATCGCAGGCGAGCGTTTGCCCGGCTGGAATGTGATCGCTTCCTACGCCTACACCGACGCGCACGTCAGCCAGGACAACGTCGTTGCCGTCGGCAATCTCCTGCCCAATGCGCCGCTGCACAGCGGTAGTTTCTGGACAACCTACCGCTTCCGCCCGGAAAGCGCACTCAGCGGCTTGGGCTTTGGTCTGGGAGTATTTGCCGCGGGTGAGCGCACCGGCGATTTGCAAAACTCCTTCACGCTGCCGGGCTACGCCCGCACCGACGCCGCAGTTTACTACGCTCAGGGCAATTTCAGATCGGCCCTCAACTTCAAGAACCTGTTCGATGTACGCTACTTTCCCGGAGCGGACCTCCGGACCAGAATCGCAGTGGGCCAGCCCTTTACGGTACAGGCGACCATCGGTTGGCAGTTCTAA
- a CDS encoding Rpn family recombination-promoting nuclease/putative transposase: protein MRTDHVFYKLLQAFPETLFALAGVPPPAPGGYRFESVEVKATALRIDGVLVPNVPTQPYYFAEVQFQKDKEIYWRLFTELLLYMRRSAPEGDWRAVLIFPNRTLDVQVPAALRALALDERFVQVYLDEIAVEEDSPLGLSLVRLVVEQVSTFPARARRLLERTREQLPQGEAQRRVLELIESIIVYKLRYGPEEIEAMFTLDELENTPYVQGKMAQARREAEREAKREAKREMLLQLLQEKFAPLPDELVQRVAAIPDEQQLVQLSIALLNAPDLESFGTQL from the coding sequence GTGCGCACCGACCATGTGTTCTACAAACTCCTGCAGGCTTTTCCGGAGACGCTGTTTGCCCTGGCGGGTGTACCGCCTCCTGCACCAGGCGGCTACCGCTTCGAGTCGGTCGAGGTCAAAGCAACGGCTTTGCGCATCGATGGCGTTTTGGTGCCGAACGTCCCCACGCAGCCGTACTACTTCGCGGAGGTACAGTTTCAAAAAGATAAAGAGATCTACTGGCGGTTGTTCACCGAACTGCTGCTGTATATGCGCCGGTCTGCTCCGGAGGGGGACTGGCGGGCGGTGCTCATCTTTCCCAATCGCACCCTGGATGTGCAGGTGCCCGCGGCGTTGAGGGCTCTGGCTTTGGACGAGCGCTTTGTCCAGGTGTACCTGGACGAAATCGCCGTCGAGGAGGACAGTCCGTTGGGTCTGTCGCTGGTCCGGCTGGTGGTCGAGCAGGTAAGCACTTTCCCTGCACGGGCAAGGCGGTTGCTTGAGCGCACACGGGAACAGCTGCCGCAAGGAGAAGCACAGCGGCGGGTGCTGGAATTGATCGAGAGTATCATTGTCTACAAGCTGCGCTACGGTCCCGAGGAGATAGAGGCGATGTTTACTCTCGACGAATTGGAGAACACTCCCTACGTGCAGGGAAAAATGGCTCAGGCCAGACGCGAGGCCGAACGCGAAGCTAAACGCGAGGCCAAACGCGAAATGCTGCTGCAGCTGTTGCAGGAGAAATTTGCTCCGCTGCCCGATGAGTTGGTGCAGCGCGTCGCCGCTATTCCAGATGAGCAGCAATTGGTGCAACTGTCGATCGCACTGCTCAACGCGCCGGATTTGGAGAGCTTCGGCACTCAGTTGTAA
- a CDS encoding TonB-dependent siderophore receptor — MEGLMQAARCTALALLGGAVALGNCSQVLAERAVPEAGSQSVVRRSDLQGAVHTEAKGLLESALAQAEPTTPAVEPAQAQTIPSPDDAEELDEVTVTGTGGYRRKNATSATKTDTPLLLTPQSIQVIPRQVIEDQGAIRINDALRNVSGVSAAPAIINDNFLIRGFAANQFQNRILDDFGVSIAFRETANLERIEVVKGPASVLFGQAQPSGIINLTTKKPLTRPYYSADLTVGSYSLFRPTLDISGPLNGDASLAYRLNAAYEYAGSFREGVLTGRTFVAPVVQWKIGPDTTLTFEGEHLRDSRPVDFGIIATSSGIPDIPIGRFLGNATALTFLNQNRFYAILEHRFDPAISLRTALRYTNTSERRPGITGIASQVQADNRTVTLSGSRCNGCRYFETYFLQNDLTWKFDTGSVKHTALLGFEFGRIGQYTLFENAAGGTLDLFEPVYPVTFSQPFETNFINVFRVGNFGVYLQDQIAFSESLNLVLSGRFDTYASDSFNLLNQTRTPTYAEAFSPRIGLLYLLTPAVSLFANFSQSFTPVTGVSAAGTPFIPERGTGYEVGAKAELAGGRLFANLALYRITKSNVLTPDPANLLFSIQTGEQQSQGIEFDLTGEILPGWNLIASYAYTDARITRDNTFAVGNRLPNVPLHSGSLWSTYRLQDGPLQGLGFGLGAFAVGERTGNLANSYTVPGYIRTDAALYYSRENFRSTINFKNLFDVRYFGGAESRGVHPGQPFTVQATVGLQY, encoded by the coding sequence ATGGAAGGTTTGATGCAGGCAGCACGTTGCACCGCTTTGGCGCTGTTGGGCGGGGCGGTGGCGCTCGGCAACTGCTCGCAAGTGCTTGCTGAGAGGGCAGTGCCGGAGGCCGGGTCGCAGTCGGTGGTGCGCCGGTCGGATTTGCAGGGGGCGGTGCACACGGAGGCAAAAGGGCTGCTTGAAAGTGCTCTGGCCCAGGCCGAGCCGACAACGCCCGCGGTGGAGCCCGCTCAGGCCCAGACGATTCCCTCGCCGGACGACGCCGAAGAACTCGACGAGGTGACGGTAACCGGCACAGGCGGCTACCGGCGCAAGAATGCCACCTCCGCCACCAAGACCGACACACCTTTGCTGCTGACTCCCCAGTCGATCCAGGTCATCCCCCGCCAGGTGATCGAAGACCAGGGGGCCATCCGGATCAACGATGCCCTGCGCAATGTCAGTGGTGTGAGTGCCGCCCCGGCGATCATCAACGACAACTTTTTGATTCGTGGCTTTGCCGCCAACCAGTTTCAAAACCGAATTCTCGATGACTTTGGCGTCTCGATTGCTTTTCGGGAGACTGCCAACCTCGAGCGCATCGAGGTGGTCAAGGGACCGGCCTCGGTGCTGTTCGGGCAGGCGCAACCCTCGGGGATCATCAATTTGACCACCAAGAAGCCTTTGACCCGGCCATACTACTCGGCCGATCTGACCGTCGGCAGCTACAGTCTTTTCCGTCCGACCCTGGACATTTCCGGACCGCTCAACGGGGACGCTTCCCTTGCCTATCGGTTGAACGCCGCCTACGAGTATGCGGGCAGTTTTCGAGAAGGGGTGTTGACTGGACGCACCTTTGTTGCGCCGGTGGTGCAGTGGAAAATTGGCCCCGATACCACCCTTACCTTCGAAGGTGAGCACCTGCGTGACTCTCGGCCTGTGGATTTTGGCATCATTGCCACAAGCAGCGGCATCCCGGACATCCCCATCGGGCGTTTTTTGGGTAACGCCACCGCATTGACATTTCTGAACCAAAACCGTTTCTACGCTATCCTGGAGCACCGCTTCGATCCGGCCATCTCGCTGCGGACGGCGTTGCGCTACACGAACACTTCGGAGCGAAGGCCTGGGATCACTGGCATTGCATCGCAGGTGCAGGCCGACAACCGGACTGTGACGCTCTCGGGTTCCCGTTGCAACGGTTGTCGGTACTTTGAGACGTACTTTCTGCAGAACGATTTGACCTGGAAATTCGACACGGGCTCTGTCAAGCACACGGCCCTGTTGGGCTTTGAGTTCGGCAGAATTGGGCAGTACACCCTGTTTGAGAATGCAGCCGGCGGGACCCTCGACCTGTTCGAGCCAGTTTACCCGGTCACCTTCAGCCAGCCGTTTGAAACCAACTTTATCAACGTCTTTCGAGTGGGCAATTTCGGTGTCTATTTGCAGGATCAGATTGCATTTTCAGAAAGCCTCAACCTCGTGCTGAGCGGCCGCTTCGATACGTATGCTTCGGATAGTTTTAACTTGCTCAATCAGACCCGTACGCCCACCTACGCCGAGGCTTTCTCGCCACGGATTGGCCTTTTGTACTTACTCACCCCGGCTGTCTCTTTGTTTGCCAACTTCAGCCAATCTTTCACCCCAGTTACGGGAGTCAGCGCTGCGGGCACACCATTTATCCCGGAGCGCGGTACCGGCTACGAAGTCGGGGCCAAAGCAGAACTGGCGGGGGGGCGCCTGTTTGCCAATCTGGCTTTGTACCGGATCACCAAAAGCAACGTGCTGACCCCCGACCCGGCCAATCTTCTTTTTTCGATCCAAACGGGTGAACAGCAAAGCCAGGGCATTGAATTCGACCTCACCGGTGAGATCCTGCCCGGTTGGAATCTGATTGCCTCCTACGCCTACACAGACGCCCGGATCACCCGCGACAACACCTTTGCAGTCGGCAACCGCCTACCCAACGTGCCCTTGCACAGCGGCAGCCTCTGGAGCACCTACCGGCTTCAAGACGGGCCGCTGCAGGGGCTGGGGTTTGGCCTGGGAGCCTTTGCGGTAGGGGAGCGCACTGGCAATTTGGCCAACAGCTACACCGTCCCCGGCTATATCCGCACCGATGCTGCCCTCTACTACAGCCGGGAAAACTTCCGCTCAACCATCAACTTCAAAAATCTCTTCGATGTCCGCTACTTCGGAGGAGCCGAGTCGCGAGGCGTGCACCCCGGCCAGCCCTTCACGGTGCAGGCGACCGTGGGTTTGCAGTACTGA